Below is a window of Bacteroidota bacterium DNA.
TCGTCCGATGTATTTTTTCTCGCTATCCTGCAGGTAATAGAGGGATTCTGCATTTCCTTTTACAAAAATGTTGTCCAACTTGTTTTCCAGAAAGTAGGCCTGTAAATTTTTTCCTTTAATTTGATTAAAACGACTCGAATCAACCATTTCAATCATAAATGAGGAGCCGTTCACATCCATTTTGTCAAGATTTTGATTGCTCGTATATATCTGAATAAAATCCCCTGTGATTTGTGAACTATCAAACCATAATACTGGTTCAACATAAATCAGAAAAGACGAATCAATCGTTTGATAGGATAATGAATCGCACTTAAGCTTGAAGTTAGTACTGAATAATTTTACTTTATAGTAAGCCACAATTATGTTATCGTCAGTGGCTGGTATTTTAATTATTTTTAAAGTATCAGAATGCATGAAAAGGGTGTCGTCATCCATATATTTTATGAATAGTGCGCTATCTGTAATCCATGTAGTATTTTTTAATTCGTCATGAAAAGAAAGATTGCCTTTGATTTCAGTATTATCTTTTTCTTCGATAATCCGAACCATTCCTTCTGCATGTGCATCTCCAGTATTGTCGTTGTAAAGAAGTTTATCACCATATATTTTTCGACTATTGCTAAAAACATAGGCGTTTTTTCGAAACTCTGCTTTCTTTGAATTGGTGTTATACCAACCTGCTTCGCAATATACCTCTGAATCATCTCCATCAATAGTGGTGGGTCCGAGAAAAGTGGCCACCCGATTATTGGCATTGTAGCGCAATGAATCGGTATGCATGGTAAAATCTGGATTCACTAAAACCACATCATGCTTAAAATACATATCCTTGGTGTTGGAATAATAATATCCTTGCTTACTGGTGAGTGTATTTGCTGAATCCACAATTGTTGCACCAAGTCTATATGACGCAATTTTACTTTCCATATGATAGGTAAGATGAGGTGTGCTGAGCGTCATGTCTTTATCAGAAAGTACCACATTATGGTCAACTTCTGCCAGCTTGGTTTCTAAATTATAATGTAGAAAATGTCCTGTTAAGTTAAAATCACTTCCCTGATTAATTCGCACATTATTATATGCTTCAAAGTAATTTTTGTTTTCAAAGTGATAAGCACTATCACAATACATCAGCGCTCCTTCGTGCTCTAAAATAACATTGCCAATTAGTTTTTTAAGTTTACCGGATTTGTTATCGATTCCTTCTAAATAATCGGCTTGAATAATTTTAAGTTTCTTGATGGGTTGAGCAAAAAGACTAGCATTTATCAGCAGAGATAAAACAAGCAGGTATAGGTATTTTGATGTTTTGCGTTTTGGCATATACTTATGCTGATTTGCAAATTTAAGTCCGAACAGGTTTAACTTCTGCAAGTGGATTAAACAGATATATTTTTTTCGTTTTCAATTCAATGCATTTATAGCGTTTTCTGAGTTTTTCTTTCTTTTGAAACAAGCGTCCATTTCTCCATTCAAATACACTTTCCATGGGAATTTCTTCAATTGTAGGCAGTTGATTCGGATTATCATCATATTCTTTTAACAGTCTGCTTAAAACTGTATCGCTACTGCTTGATGCTTTTGGGTTTTGCATATGCTTGATGAGGTGTAACCTCAATTCGTCAGGAAATACGCCATTTTGAAGCACAGGATACATGAGGTTAGAAAATACATTTTTCCATTCAATTCCGTGTGGGGCTGCTTTTCGTCCATGCATTTGCCATGTTTTGAGATGAGCAATTTCGTGGATGAGTGTTATCAAAAAGGCATACGGATTCAAATCGCCTGAAATATGGATAACTGGTCTTACATTTTTGTGTCCAGCTCTAAACGAGCCATGTCTGGTTTTTCGGGGATTGGTGATTTTTATCAAAATACCCTGCTTGTCAAGCAACTCATCTATATAGGGTAAAGTTGAATCGGGTAGGAATTGTTCAAGCACTTTAATCGACATAAGCCTTATGCGTTGACTTCATTTATAACGCCCTGAATATTCAGTTTTTGCTGCTCTCCGGTTTTCATGTTTTTGAGAGAATACAGCTCATTTTTCATTTCATCATCACCAATAATCACCACATAAGGAATGTTCAACTTATCGGCATAGCTCATTTGCTTTTTCATTTTAGCATTGTCGGGATACAACTCTGCCCTGATTCCTGCATTTCTAATCTGCTGCAATAAAGGCAAACAATGTTCAGCTTCTTTTTCGCCAAAATTCACAAACAACAATTGGGTGGCATCTACTTGGTCTGAAGGAAATGCATCCAACTCATTCAATACATCATAAATACGATCAGCACCAAATGAAATCCCCACACCTGACATGTCTTTCAGTCCAAAAATACCAGTGAGGTCATCATAGCGCCCTCCTCCACAAATACTGCCGATTTGGATATCATTGGCTGCAACTTCAATAATGGCACCCGTATAATAATTAAGGCCACGGGCAAGTGTCAGGTCAATTTCAAGCAATTTGTCGCAATTTACCTTTTCCAGCGAATTAATAATTGTCTGTATTTCTGCAATACCTTTGGCACCTATTTCGGTTTTGCCGGCTATGTTCGTGAGCATATCAATTTTGCTTTTGTTTGAGGACTCATCAGATGTCAATAAACCCTTAAGCTGGTCAATTGCTGTTTGACTGAGCTCCTTTGCTATTAGCTCCTGCTCTACTTTATCGATACCAATTTTATCCAACTTGTCAATAGCAATTGTAATGTCAATGAATTTATCGGATTCTCCAATTGCTTCCATTATTCCCTGAAGTACTTTCCTATTATTCAGCTTGATTTTAACTGAAATGCCAAGTTTGGCAAAAACATCATGAATAATTTGAATGAGTTCTACCTCGTTCAGTAATGAATTGGAGCCTATTACATCTACATCGCATTGGTAGAATTCCCTGTAACGACCTTTTTGAGGTCTGTCGGCACGCCATACAGGTTGAATTTGATAACGCTTAAACGGAAAAGTAATGTCATTGAAATGTTCGACAACATAACGGGCAAAAGGAACCGTTAGATCATAACGCAAACCTTTTTCGGCTATTTTTGATGTCAGCTTATTCGATTGTTTTGAAGCTAATTCCACATCACTTAGTTTGCCTAAATAATCGCCAGAATTCAAAACCTTAAAAAGTAATTTATCTCCTTCTTCTCCATATTTTCCAGTCAGAGTCGATAAGTTTTCCATGGCCGGAGTTTCGATAGAATGATAGCCATAGAGCTTGAAAACGCTTTCAATCGTTTTGAAAATATAGTTTCTTCGGCTTGTTTCCATCGGATTGAAATCCCTAAATCCTTTGGGTGTTGACGTTTTAGCCATAGCTTAAGTTTTGTACAAAAGTATTAAAAAAGATAAGTGAATGCTGAAAATATTATTCAGCAATGGTGTATAAGAAGAACCTGCTTACAACCAAAGCTTTCGCTCTAAATAGTCGATCAGTAGATGAATTACCTTAATATGAATTTCTTGAATACGGTCGGAATAGCCTGTATGGGCAACCCTGATTTCAATATCACAGATATCTGACATGCCGCCACCATCTTTTCCTGTTAGCGCTATAACTTTCATTCCTCTTGATTGTGCTTCCTGTATGGCATTAATCACATTTGCCGAATTTCCGCTTGTGCTTATAGCCAAAAGTACATCTCCTTTTTTACCAACTGCCTCAATGTATCTGGAAAAAATGTACTCAAAGCCATAATCATTGGCCACGCAAGTAATGTGAGCAGGGTCAGAGATGGCCACTGCAGCAATGGCATTTCTGTCATCCCTGAAACGGCCAGTTAATTCTTCAGCAAAATGCATGGCATCAGCCATAGAGCCACCATTGCCACAAGAAATGATTTTGTTTTCGTTATTAATACAATCGACCAATAGTTCACCAGCTAACTGAATATTTTTCAAATTATCCTGATTAGATAAAAAAGCATCTAATAAGTTTCTGGCTTCTTCTAATTGCTTTTTGATTTCGTCCATCTTAATTTTCAAATGAAAAAGTAGATTCCGGTATTTGCTGTGATTTAAATTTCTTTAGACCCTCTGTTAAAAAGTCAATAAAATGCTGAACATTCTTGTCGTAAGAATGTGCTTTAACCATTTGTTTTTCTTCGTGATTTAAAATAACATAATATGGTTGAGAGTTTACCTCGTATTTTCTTTGCTGAAAGTCCGTGTTTTTCTTACCAAGTTTTTTAATTGTACGCTTGCTACCTTCTGGCTTATACCATTCGTTTTCTGGCAGTTTTATCGTTTTATCGTCAACATATAAGGCAATGATAACAAATTCTTCACGTAGCAATTTTAAAACGCGGGGATCGGACCATACACTGGCTTCCATTTCACGACAGTTAACACAACCATGTCCGGTGAAATCAATAAAAATAGGCTTCCCCTGTTCTTTGGCGCAGATTAACCCTTGTTCATATTCGAAATAACCTGTAAGTCCATGTGGAAGGTGTAAGTCATCTCCATATTTAGGTTTTTCACACATGGCCTGTTTGCTATCTAATTCCGTGACATCCTTTCCTTCTAAAAGAATCATTTCTGCATTGGTTCGGATAATTTCATTCAGATCAAAATCATGTGTATGTTGTGGAGGCAGGTAGCCTGATAGTGCTTTTAGTGGAGCGCCAAACATTCCAGGCACTAAATACACCACAAAAGTGAATGTAGCAATGGCCATGATTAATTTGGGGACTCCTACGTGAGGAACATCAGAGTCGTGAGCAAATTTTATTTTTCCCAACAGATAAAACGCCATTAAAGTGAAAATGACAATCCAGAAAGCTAAATATATTTCGCGGTCTAAAAGCCCCCAATGATACGTTTGATCGGCAACAGATAAGAATTTTAATCCAAGGGCTAGTTCAATAAAGCCCAATATTACTTTCACATTATTCAACCAACCACCCGATTGAGGTAATTTGGCCAACCAATGTGGGAAAACGGCAAACAAAGTAAAAGGTAGGGCGAATGCAATTCCAAATGCAAGCATACCCATAATCGGTTTTAAGATTTCACCACCTGCTGATTGAAATACCAATGAGCCAACAATGGGGCCTGTACAGGCAAATGAAACTAATACTGTAGTTAATGCCATAAAAAATGGACCTGCCCAACCACCCTGATCTGCTTTTTGATCAGACTTGGATATCATCCAATTGGGCAAGGTAATTTCAAACATCCCAAAAAAGGAGGCTGCAAAAAAGACAAAAATCAGGAAAAACAGTATGTTTGGTAACCAATGTGTGCTTAAGAAATTGCCAAAATCGGCACCGAATACAACAGCCATTACAGAACCAAATATGGTATAAATAGCAATGATTGAAAATCCAAATAATAATCCTTTTCTGATACCTTTTTTCTTTTCCTCTTCACCATGCATGAAAAAAGAAACTGTCATTGGTATCATTGGGAAAACACAAGGAGTAACAATAGCTGCTAATCCTGCTAGGAAAGCTATCAGAAGAAATCCCCAATCGGTTTCTTCAGTGGGCTCAGTTGCAGGAATTTCCGTATTTGCAACCTCTTCTTTCCCTGAAAGAAAGCTAAAATCAAATTCAAAATCAATTTCTTTGGGTGACAAACATTGCTTATCGTCACAGGCCATAAATTCTAAATAGCCGGTAACTTTTGAAACATTCTTAATCTTAATTTTTTGTACAAAAACAGCTTTGTGCATAAACGACTTCAAAATCATATCGAAGTTTTCATCATAATCGGAATGCACTTCAGACCTTTCTTCGACCTTGCCTATAAACTCAATGTCCGGATTATCATCGAAATTAAATGATGTCGGAACAGGAGTGATTGCATCCGGATCGTCACTGGCAATATCTTGAGAATATAAATGCCATTTGTCATCTATTTTAGCTGTCATCACCAATTCGTACTGATCGTTGACGATAGCTTTTATTTCAAATGTCCAATTTACCGGATCTTGCATTTGTGAAAACACACTTGTAGAAGTAAGAAGGAAAAGAGTGATTATTAGTAAAAGCTTGCTTTTTGCCATTTTGCTGTAAATTAAATATCCTAATTGTTAATTATCTTACCTGAAAGGGAAACTTCTTTCATTGTACCCAAACCTGATTTGTCAAATTGTTTGATAATTTTTTCCTTATTGCCTATGACCAGAAACTGCATTTCATCAGGATTGATAGTAGCTGAAACGAATTTTTTAAGTTTCCCTCCTTTGGTTTTCTTGACCACTTTCATACGACTTGAAAAATAGTCGTTTGGTAGGTTCTCTGTATTAATTGAGTTTAACAAACAGGCTTTGGATGAATTTGATTCATATTTGCAATTTTCCAATCTAAGATATTGTCCTGTCCACAGTTTTAAATCTTTCTTATTAGATTTTGTTGTAGCCAGAGCATTAATATGACTTAAAAGTTCATTAATGACTTTAGCAGCGCTATCGTAATCAGTCTGGAAACTTAGATAATAAGAATGTACATTTCCGGTAATTTTTTCAAATGAACCAAAATCACTGATGTTAGAATTCAATTTCAAATACTCTTTCAACAGCCCATCTTGTTTACCTAATATATGATTAAAGTATTTAGCCCTTGTGTTTTCATCGACATCAACAGGAAGATTTAGATAATTGACCAACACATCTGCTTTTTCATTTCTTTTGAAATCGCAATAATAAAATTGTTTCCCAAAAGGCAAAGTGTCGCCCTGAATTTTTGCTACAACATCTCCTGTTGGAACAGATTGCCATTGTCTAAAGTTTTCAATGAGGTCACTCATTTGTCCTTCTGGTGCATTTCCAGTTATAAATACCTTGGAGTTTATGGGATCGAAAAGATAAACATATCTTTCAGATAGGCGTAGGACCATTACCATAAGTTCATCTTTATCAGTAATATAATCTTGCTTCTGCATTTCTTGCATTGGAAACATTCTGTTTATTAATAAATCTGAAAATAAATGATGAGGATTCAATTTCAAATATTGTTTTTCAGTGGAAAGTTGATCAACAATTGATTCCATATCTACATGAATGGGATGATTTGACAAAAACATTTCACGTAAAATCTCTTTTACAACATTCAGGTTGTTTGGTGAGGTTTCTACTTCGATGATCAAATGATTATTCAGGAATTTAAAGTCGAAAGATGTATTGCTATGTATCAGTTGATTCATAATATCCCCATTCATATGAGTTTCCATATAGGAGTACATCGAATGGAGAATAATCTCTTCAGTTTTTGGATTTTCAAGTAAAGTGCGAATATTACTGAAGTCAACCCGTAAGGTCAGATTAAAATTCTGACTTGTTAAATCCGGTGAGACAAAGTACGTAAGTCCATTTTCAAGCGTTACTTCTTTATAAATTGGGAAAGGATATGCCTTTACTTTATTTAATTTAGCCTTGTATGTACTTGCAGTTGGTATTTTTATGTTGGCAATTTCCTCTTCAAGTGTTGGTTGCACAATTGATTCTAACTCATGAATTTTATGATTATCAACACCTGCTTTTAGTTCAGCTTTACCTTTTGGCAAAACGCTAATGACAACAGCTGGTTTATCAACAAGAAATTGGTTGGCAATTTCAAAAATTGAACTTGGATTAATAGCTTGAATGCTGGAAAGCTCATTGGATAAGCTATTTGGGTTTCCAAGATAAAACTCATAATCTGCAAGTGTTTTTGCTTCGTGAGCACTTAATTCAAATCCAGACAATAGTTTACCTATTTCAACTGCAGTGAGTAATTGCATACGTCTATCCAGCTGAAATTGACGATTTTCAAAATCCATTCTGATTTTTTCAATATCAATCACTTCTCCATCTTTTTGCTCTCTGCGCTTTTGATCCATTTCTTGCTCAGGAAGTTGGAAAGTATGTCGGATTGTATATTCAATAGTGTCTTTAATAACAGCCAGACTAACACCTGGTTTTGCAATAACCTCTATAATAAATTCACCCTCGTGCTTATAGGTTTTGTGATAAACATGAACATCTTCGGCTAGCTTGGCTGAATATAAAAGCTTAGATAAGCTGCCATTTTTTTCATTATCCAGCATAAATGCGGCTATATTAAGGGCAACACTTTCGTTTGTGTATTTTGAAACACTGGGATATACCATTCGAAGAAAAGGCGTTTTTAGTTCTGTATTTTCATTAAAATGAGTGATATAACGATTTTTTGTTAGTGGGTCTACATTAGCACCATTAAGCAAATCTATTTGATTGCCAACTTTGTCGGATGTAAATGAAGTAGCAGGATAATTGGAGAAATATTTCGAAACCAATTTAATGGCATCCTCAGTATTAATATCTCCTGAAATAGAAAGAATCAAGTTATTGGCACCAAACCACTCGGAGTAAAATTTCTTAATGTCAGTAAGTGCAGCTGATTGATATTGTTCAGTTTTACCTGTTATTTGCCAGGAATAAGGATGGGCAAATGGGTAAAGTGCTTTTCTCGCAAATATTTCTGCTTTTTCAAAACCATTATTGGATTGTTTATTCAACTCTTCCTGCAAAATTACCTCAATGGCATTTTGCAAACTGACTTGTGAAACGCCAGGGATGAACTCAAATAATCTTTTGGATTCTTTGGAAAGTGCGGATTCGAACAAATCGGAGGGAACAGAAAGTCTGCAATTTGTTTTGTCGATATCCAAATTCCAATCGTATTTTCCACCATAATCGGTGTAGAAATCAGAATTGACACTTTCATTCATTTCATAAAGCAAATAGGAAATCAAATACATCACTTCTGTACGGTCAGCATAGCTGGCTGATGATCCAATTTTGTGTAAGAAATTAAGACTTACCACAGGATCAGAATGATCTTCATTAATAATGACGGTCATTCCATTATCCAATTCATACTTTTCATGAGGGATACTGAATGATCCGAAAATATTGTTTTCCTTAGTAGTGTTGGATTCAATTTTTTTATACTGTGCGTACAAGCCAGTGTAGAAAATAATTCCGGCTAAAATAAATGCAAATTTTTTCATATTCGTTTTTCAGTGATATTTTGTAGAATTCACATTTCATGAACGTGAGTTCTATTGTTTTTCAATTATTATTCCAAAATAAACATGTACAATGAGGGAGCAAATTTATCTCTTTATCATAAATTTTTGGGATATTCTTCCAAATTCAGTATCAAAAAGAAAAATATACTGACCACTAGGCAGACTTTTAATGTCAATATTGCAGTTGTGGTCGTTTGCATTTTTAAGTAATTCTTCTTTTTGAAGGGCCATTTTCCCCTCTATTGATAGAATTGTGAATGATACTCTGGATTGTTCGTAAAGGCTGTAATTAATTATAATATTTTGATTGGCAGGGTTTGGACTTATCGATTTTAGCGAAAATTTGCCACCTACTTGACTGATTTCTGCTATGCTTTGAGGTTCTTTTTCTAATTTGGCAAAAGCAACATATATATCAAGATCTCCATCTCCTTTTCTGCCATCTGCCCAAACAGCTATGGCATGTCCCTTTGTGGCTAAAACCTGATTATACTCCCCTACACCAAATTGATTATTTTTATTCCCAACTGTGCTAAAGTTGGTAAAGGCAGAGCTTACGTTAAAATTGCTTGTAAAACTTTGCCCCCCATCAAAAGAATAGGCTAAATAGTATTGAGTGATTTCATTTTGGACATTTGAAACAGAATGCCTGCCATCATACCATCCTATTACTACAACTCCCTCTTCATTAACATATATATTTGAATAAAACTGGTCTTTTGGAGAAAGCTTATCGTCATCATTTAAAAGCTTGGGCTCTGTCCACGACACACCAGCATCAGTGGATCGGGCAAAATAAACATCACTTCCCGTGTTTTCATCTGAATTAATTCCTTTAGCCGTCCATGTAATGTAAATATTTCCTGCATGAGCAGACTTGCCTTGATCAACTGCCATGTAAGGAGCTGGATAAATCCGAGGACTTGATCCTGAACTTTTTACTCCGGTAATTGCGTCAGGCATCATGAAATTTGTAATCAATTTGGGACTGCTATAGCTTTCGCCTCCATCTGTTGATTTGCTATGCCATAAAGATCGTTTGTCATCGCAAAAAGTGACATGTACATGGCCGTTGTGGTCTACTGCTACATTACCAAATTGCACACTTGTAAACGATCCATTTGAAATTTCAATGGGATTTAAATCAAACTCGCTACTGTCGGCTTGTTTACGTTGAACAACTATGCGGATTTTACCCGTCTGCATATTTGCCCGTAAATAAGAAACATACAAATTACCTTTATGGGCACTATTACTTTGATCGGTTGCCATCCATTGTTTGTCAGAAATTAAGGGCAAGGTTCCCAATGAATTTCCAGATGATAAACAAATATAATTCGAGTCGGTTGTTTGCCAGTTAGCTCCTCCGTCATCAGAATAAGCCCAAAGTAATGCCCAATGATAAGAAGTAGTGCTGGTTCGGTATAAGCTTATCCATGTATAATAACACTTTCCACCAGCGTCATAGGCGAATACAGGATCTCCTCCACCAAGAACAGTTGCATTGCTTACATCCGGACGAGGGTCAAAATTGCTTTCACTCCAGCTTTTACCAAAATCTTTGCTGAAATAAATCGGTAGTGTATATCCTCCAAATGGAATCAATCGAATGGGGCAAAGAACAATGTTATTAGAGTCTGTAGGATTGAGTCCGGCATGAACCTCTGATTCTGCAATAATATTATTTGTTACTTGTGTTTCGGTTCCCAATGAGCGTCTGAAAGTAGAATGACCATTTTCCCAAATCCTTTCGGCTTCAACA
It encodes the following:
- the lptC gene encoding LPS export ABC transporter periplasmic protein LptC, coding for MPKRKTSKYLYLLVLSLLINASLFAQPIKKLKIIQADYLEGIDNKSGKLKKLIGNVILEHEGALMYCDSAYHFENKNYFEAYNNVRINQGSDFNLTGHFLHYNLETKLAEVDHNVVLSDKDMTLSTPHLTYHMESKIASYRLGATIVDSANTLTSKQGYYYSNTKDMYFKHDVVLVNPDFTMHTDSLRYNANNRVATFLGPTTIDGDDSEVYCEAGWYNTNSKKAEFRKNAYVFSNSRKIYGDKLLYNDNTGDAHAEGMVRIIEEKDNTEIKGNLSFHDELKNTTWITDSALFIKYMDDDTLFMHSDTLKIIKIPATDDNIIVAYYKVKLFSTNFKLKCDSLSYQTIDSSFLIYVEPVLWFDSSQITGDFIQIYTSNQNLDKMDVNGSSFMIEMVDSSRFNQIKGKNLQAYFLENKLDNIFVKGNAESLYYLQDSEKKYIGRNNIQSSTIDIKMKDNKIDEIRFNLQPEGIVQPAKNMDKNDPLLKDFRWRQKEKPVKFEDIFKRDNGLTNTVE
- a CDS encoding sprT domain-containing protein codes for the protein MSIKVLEQFLPDSTLPYIDELLDKQGILIKITNPRKTRHGSFRAGHKNVRPVIHISGDLNPYAFLITLIHEIAHLKTWQMHGRKAAPHGIEWKNVFSNLMYPVLQNGVFPDELRLHLIKHMQNPKASSSSDTVLSRLLKEYDDNPNQLPTIEEIPMESVFEWRNGRLFQKKEKLRKRYKCIELKTKKIYLFNPLAEVKPVRT
- a CDS encoding histidine--tRNA ligase gives rise to the protein MAKTSTPKGFRDFNPMETSRRNYIFKTIESVFKLYGYHSIETPAMENLSTLTGKYGEEGDKLLFKVLNSGDYLGKLSDVELASKQSNKLTSKIAEKGLRYDLTVPFARYVVEHFNDITFPFKRYQIQPVWRADRPQKGRYREFYQCDVDVIGSNSLLNEVELIQIIHDVFAKLGISVKIKLNNRKVLQGIMEAIGESDKFIDITIAIDKLDKIGIDKVEQELIAKELSQTAIDQLKGLLTSDESSNKSKIDMLTNIAGKTEIGAKGIAEIQTIINSLEKVNCDKLLEIDLTLARGLNYYTGAIIEVAANDIQIGSICGGGRYDDLTGIFGLKDMSGVGISFGADRIYDVLNELDAFPSDQVDATQLLFVNFGEKEAEHCLPLLQQIRNAGIRAELYPDNAKMKKQMSYADKLNIPYVVIIGDDEMKNELYSLKNMKTGEQQKLNIQGVINEVNA
- the lpcA gene encoding D-sedoheptulose 7-phosphate isomerase, with translation MKMDEIKKQLEEARNLLDAFLSNQDNLKNIQLAGELLVDCINNENKIISCGNGGSMADAMHFAEELTGRFRDDRNAIAAVAISDPAHITCVANDYGFEYIFSRYIEAVGKKGDVLLAISTSGNSANVINAIQEAQSRGMKVIALTGKDGGGMSDICDIEIRVAHTGYSDRIQEIHIKVIHLLIDYLERKLWL
- a CDS encoding thioredoxin fold domain-containing protein, encoding MAKSKLLLIITLFLLTSTSVFSQMQDPVNWTFEIKAIVNDQYELVMTAKIDDKWHLYSQDIASDDPDAITPVPTSFNFDDNPDIEFIGKVEERSEVHSDYDENFDMILKSFMHKAVFVQKIKIKNVSKVTGYLEFMACDDKQCLSPKEIDFEFDFSFLSGKEEVANTEIPATEPTEETDWGFLLIAFLAGLAAIVTPCVFPMIPMTVSFFMHGEEEKKKGIRKGLLFGFSIIAIYTIFGSVMAVVFGADFGNFLSTHWLPNILFFLIFVFFAASFFGMFEITLPNWMISKSDQKADQGGWAGPFFMALTTVLVSFACTGPIVGSLVFQSAGGEILKPIMGMLAFGIAFALPFTLFAVFPHWLAKLPQSGGWLNNVKVILGFIELALGLKFLSVADQTYHWGLLDREIYLAFWIVIFTLMAFYLLGKIKFAHDSDVPHVGVPKLIMAIATFTFVVYLVPGMFGAPLKALSGYLPPQHTHDFDLNEIIRTNAEMILLEGKDVTELDSKQAMCEKPKYGDDLHLPHGLTGYFEYEQGLICAKEQGKPIFIDFTGHGCVNCREMEASVWSDPRVLKLLREEFVIIALYVDDKTIKLPENEWYKPEGSKRTIKKLGKKNTDFQQRKYEVNSQPYYVILNHEEKQMVKAHSYDKNVQHFIDFLTEGLKKFKSQQIPESTFSFEN
- a CDS encoding T9SS type A sorting domain-containing protein: MTLRGSIILISIFFFSGLLPISILAQNYAQNKQIQESIQEIIQEKLRIEPEQIETFVEAERIWENGHSTFRRSLGTETQVTNNIIAESEVHAGLNPTDSNNIVLCPIRLIPFGGYTLPIYFSKDFGKSWSESNFDPRPDVSNATVLGGGDPVFAYDAGGKCYYTWISLYRTSTTSYHWALLWAYSDDGGANWQTTDSNYICLSSGNSLGTLPLISDKQWMATDQSNSAHKGNLYVSYLRANMQTGKIRIVVQRKQADSSEFDLNPIEISNGSFTSVQFGNVAVDHNGHVHVTFCDDKRSLWHSKSTDGGESYSSPKLITNFMMPDAITGVKSSGSSPRIYPAPYMAVDQGKSAHAGNIYITWTAKGINSDENTGSDVYFARSTDAGVSWTEPKLLNDDDKLSPKDQFYSNIYVNEEGVVVIGWYDGRHSVSNVQNEITQYYLAYSFDGGQSFTSNFNVSSAFTNFSTVGNKNNQFGVGEYNQVLATKGHAIAVWADGRKGDGDLDIYVAFAKLEKEPQSIAEISQVGGKFSLKSISPNPANQNIIINYSLYEQSRVSFTILSIEGKMALQKEELLKNANDHNCNIDIKSLPSGQYIFLFDTEFGRISQKFMIKR